From a single Collibacillus ludicampi genomic region:
- a CDS encoding MarR family winged helix-turn-helix transcriptional regulator — protein sequence MYYSENELHLKIVRSIFRIHNMLIRHGSSDRLAGAFGLSQQQWSLLSVLADAPDGMKMTDLGKLLMVTKANMTGMIDRLERDGYVKRVPDPNDRRVTYVVLLEKGRAFLADIKKPKEDFMHEVFSSFSTDEKIQFHHMLERMFRTLDEL from the coding sequence ATGTACTACTCAGAGAATGAGCTACACCTAAAAATTGTCCGATCGATCTTTCGAATTCATAATATGCTGATTCGTCACGGAAGCAGTGACCGGTTAGCCGGCGCTTTCGGGCTGTCCCAACAGCAGTGGTCTCTGTTATCCGTACTTGCCGACGCGCCCGATGGGATGAAAATGACCGATTTAGGCAAGCTGCTGATGGTGACAAAAGCGAATATGACAGGTATGATCGATCGCTTGGAAAGAGACGGCTATGTGAAACGGGTTCCCGATCCCAATGACCGTCGTGTGACCTATGTCGTCTTATTGGAAAAAGGACGGGCGTTTCTTGCCGATATTAAAAAACCGAAAGAAGATTTCATGCATGAGGTTTTTTCATCTTTTTCCACAGATGAGAAGATACAATTTCATCATATGTTAGAACGCATGTTCCGAACACTGGACGAACTGTAG